In Rhodanobacter humi, the following are encoded in one genomic region:
- a CDS encoding S53 family peptidase has protein sequence MNTSAHRVAHASHPFPAGTRYLGPHSSHTPLGVTVVLRRMGQAPVPAAWPRSPRWPRGEFGAHCGADPADIERVRSHARTHGLVETGCDSHRRVLHFKGSVDALQHAFGVQLGRYRMPGTRRYVVGHTQAPVLPPGLAPSVIAVLGLDRRPVAKPHFRKALATPNQTYTPPQMGQLYNFPASTDGSGQCVALIELGGGFRKTDLASYFAALGIATPTVTAVSVAGGKNRPGGAADAEVMLDIEMVGALAPGATIAVYFAPNTDQGFYEAISQAAHDATHKPSIISISWGGPEDSWSASSLAAMQSALEDAAALGVTVTAAAGDSGSGDGESDGQPHVDFPASSPYTLACGGTTLTASASAITGETVWNETAGNEGATGGGVSVDYALPAWQQGAGVPQAPNGYAGRGVPDVAGDADPLTGYQVRVDGQDEVIGGTSAVAPLWAALLARCNQSLGRAVGDVHAALYQGGGTAFHDITQGNNGSYTAGPGWDACTGLGSPDGQALLAALAAQNPPAAGAPPAGPGKHHHKHGHA, from the coding sequence ATGAACACTTCCGCGCACCGCGTTGCCCATGCCAGCCACCCCTTTCCCGCCGGGACGCGTTACCTCGGCCCGCACAGCAGCCACACACCGCTCGGGGTCACCGTGGTGTTGCGGCGCATGGGGCAGGCGCCGGTGCCGGCCGCATGGCCGCGGTCGCCGCGCTGGCCACGCGGCGAGTTCGGCGCGCATTGCGGCGCCGACCCCGCCGACATTGAGCGCGTGCGCAGCCACGCCCGCACGCACGGCCTCGTGGAAACCGGCTGCGATTCGCACCGGCGCGTGCTGCACTTCAAGGGCTCGGTGGACGCGCTGCAACACGCGTTCGGCGTGCAACTGGGGCGCTACCGGATGCCCGGTACGCGCCGCTATGTCGTTGGCCACACGCAGGCGCCCGTGCTGCCGCCCGGACTGGCTCCCTCGGTGATCGCCGTGCTTGGCCTGGACCGCCGCCCGGTGGCGAAGCCGCACTTCCGCAAGGCGCTGGCGACGCCGAACCAGACCTACACGCCGCCCCAGATGGGGCAGCTCTACAACTTCCCCGCGAGCACGGACGGCAGCGGCCAGTGCGTGGCCCTGATCGAGCTGGGCGGCGGCTTCCGCAAGACCGACCTCGCCAGCTACTTCGCCGCACTGGGCATCGCCACACCCACAGTGACCGCCGTGTCGGTGGCCGGCGGCAAGAACCGCCCCGGCGGCGCGGCCGACGCCGAGGTGATGCTGGACATCGAAATGGTGGGCGCGCTGGCGCCGGGCGCGACGATCGCGGTGTACTTCGCGCCGAACACCGACCAGGGTTTCTACGAGGCGATCTCGCAGGCAGCGCACGACGCCACGCACAAGCCGTCCATCATCTCGATCAGCTGGGGTGGCCCGGAGGACAGCTGGAGCGCGTCCTCGCTCGCCGCGATGCAGAGCGCGCTGGAGGACGCCGCCGCGCTCGGCGTCACGGTGACCGCCGCCGCGGGCGACAGCGGTTCCGGCGACGGCGAGAGCGACGGCCAGCCGCACGTGGATTTCCCCGCTTCCAGTCCGTACACGCTGGCCTGCGGCGGCACCACGCTGACCGCCAGCGCCAGCGCGATCACCGGCGAAACGGTGTGGAACGAGACCGCCGGCAACGAGGGCGCCACCGGCGGCGGCGTCAGCGTGGACTACGCGCTGCCCGCATGGCAGCAGGGCGCCGGCGTGCCGCAGGCGCCGAACGGCTACGCGGGCCGCGGCGTGCCCGACGTGGCGGGCGACGCCGATCCACTCACCGGCTACCAGGTGCGCGTGGACGGCCAGGACGAGGTGATCGGGGGCACCAGTGCGGTAGCGCCGCTGTGGGCCGCGCTGCTGGCGCGCTGCAACCAGTCGCTGGGCCGCGCGGTGGGTGACGTACATGCTGCGCTGTACCAGGGCGGCGGCACGGCCTTCCACGACATCACCCAGGGCAACAACGGCAGCTACACCGCCGGCCCGGGCTGGGACGCCTGCACCGGGCTGGGCAGTCCGGACGGCCAGGCGCTGCTGGCCGCACTGGCGGCACAGAACCCGCCCGCCGCGGGGGCGCCGCCCGCCGGACCGGGCAAGCACCACCACAAGCACGGGCATGCCTGA
- the hemB gene encoding porphobilinogen synthase produces MSFPAIRLRRMRHDAFSRALMREHSLLPSDLVMVAFVIDGEGRREAVPSMPGVERLSIDELVKLAGECVRLGIPALALFPSPGQGVKSEDAREAWNPDNLMHRATRALKSKYPELGLIGDVALDPYTTHGQDGLVDESGYVMNEPTVEALVKMALAQADAGMDVVAPSDMMDGRIGAIREALEEAGHIHTRILAYSAKYASSFYGPFRDAVGSSANLGKGNKHTYQMDVANSDEALREVELDIAEGADMVMVKPGLPYLDVLRRVKDAFGMPTFVYQVSGEYAMLKAATQNGWLDEKAVVLETLTAFKRAGADAILSYYAVDAAKWLRGE; encoded by the coding sequence ATGAGTTTTCCCGCCATCCGCCTGCGCCGCATGCGCCACGACGCCTTCTCCCGCGCACTGATGCGCGAGCACAGCCTGCTGCCCAGCGACCTCGTCATGGTCGCCTTCGTGATCGATGGCGAAGGCCGGCGCGAGGCCGTGCCGTCGATGCCGGGCGTGGAACGGCTCTCCATCGACGAGCTGGTGAAGCTCGCCGGCGAGTGCGTGCGCCTCGGCATTCCCGCGCTGGCGCTGTTCCCGTCGCCGGGGCAGGGCGTGAAGAGCGAGGACGCGCGCGAGGCGTGGAATCCCGACAACCTGATGCACCGCGCCACGCGTGCGCTGAAATCGAAGTACCCCGAACTGGGCCTGATCGGCGACGTGGCGCTCGACCCCTACACCACGCACGGCCAGGACGGCCTGGTCGACGAAAGCGGCTACGTGATGAACGAGCCCACCGTCGAGGCGCTGGTGAAGATGGCGCTGGCCCAGGCCGACGCCGGCATGGACGTGGTGGCGCCCTCGGACATGATGGACGGCCGCATCGGCGCGATCCGCGAGGCGCTGGAGGAAGCCGGGCACATCCACACGCGCATCCTCGCCTACTCGGCGAAATACGCGTCGAGCTTCTACGGCCCGTTCCGCGACGCGGTGGGCTCGTCCGCCAACCTCGGCAAGGGCAACAAGCACACCTACCAGATGGACGTCGCCAACAGCGACGAGGCGCTGCGCGAGGTGGAGCTCGACATCGCCGAGGGCGCCGACATGGTGATGGTGAAGCCCGGTCTGCCCTACCTCGACGTGCTGCGCCGGGTGAAGGACGCGTTCGGCATGCCCACCTTCGTCTACCAGGTCTCGGGCGAGTACGCGATGCTCAAGGCCGCCACGCAGAACGGCTGGCTGGACGAGAAAGCCGTGGTGCTGGAGACGCTCACCGCGTTCAAGCGCGCGGGCGCGGACGCGATCCTCAGCTACTACGCGGTGGATGCGGCGAAGTGGCTGCGCGGGGAGTGA